One part of the Bacillota bacterium genome encodes these proteins:
- the lgt gene encoding prolipoprotein diacylglyceryl transferase: MKILFSIAGFDIYFFGLMTGLGVLAAYWLVQREAGRRDLDAEKVTTVGLYTVLGGIVGARLAFILFYSPGYYLANPLEVFAVHHGGLSIHGGLLGGLLVGGLLVRKHKLPFWRLADIFAPALILAQAVGRIGCDVFGRPTSVPWAMPFGGQLLHPVQIYEFLLNMALFAWLWRRRNSTQLQGQLFLEYFAGFMIIRGIVELFRVNPTVFGFLSVSHLLSIVGLLAVAAVHFLLPRPANLPRSGNGDKLIWWGWLALLVSGPVIYYLVHLVL, from the coding sequence ATGAAAATTTTGTTTTCAATAGCAGGTTTTGATATTTATTTCTTTGGGTTGATGACTGGACTTGGCGTTTTGGCCGCTTACTGGCTGGTGCAAAGAGAAGCGGGACGACGGGACCTTGACGCCGAGAAGGTCACCACCGTCGGCCTGTACACCGTGCTGGGGGGGATTGTCGGCGCCCGCTTGGCGTTTATACTCTTTTACAGCCCCGGTTATTACCTGGCAAACCCGCTGGAAGTCTTTGCCGTTCATCACGGCGGGCTTTCAATCCATGGCGGCCTGCTTGGCGGCCTGCTTGTCGGTGGTCTGCTGGTCCGGAAACACAAACTGCCTTTCTGGCGTCTGGCGGATATATTCGCGCCGGCGTTGATTCTTGCCCAGGCAGTGGGGCGGATTGGCTGTGATGTTTTTGGCCGGCCGACCAGCGTGCCCTGGGCCATGCCCTTTGGTGGGCAGTTACTGCATCCCGTGCAGATCTATGAGTTCTTGCTGAATATGGCGTTATTTGCCTGGCTGTGGCGGCGTCGGAACAGTACACAGCTCCAGGGTCAGTTATTTCTCGAATACTTCGCCGGTTTTATGATCATTCGGGGAATCGTCGAGTTATTCCGGGTAAACCCCACTGTTTTTGGTTTCTTAAGTGTGTCCCATCTGTTGAGTATCGTTGGTTTGTTGGCGGTGGCGGCGGTCCACTTTTTGCTGCCCCGACCGGCGAATTTGCCCCGCTCTGGCAATGGGGACAAGTTGATCTGGTGGGGATGGCTGGCGTTATTGGTCAGCGGACCGGTTATTTATTATCTTGTGCACTTGGTGCTCTAG
- a CDS encoding methyltransferase domain-containing protein — protein sequence MNNIVRPLRVLLVSFALLGYQVGLTRYFSAVFLYHYAFLITSTAILAMGLGSFWALRKKAVGGDVERPEKLPWFLALATLMFFGLPFIPGFVPYLIGAGLPFFAAGIWFARLYAAHHRQTAYLYFADLAGAAIAAGLALTVIDALSVFAIFALATAAAAAAALPASRRVNSALVAGLLLVAVITTTFWGPEIDRNAPAVQGTPNSALLRSGGELLFSAWDSFARTDVFAVPNRENELMVSIDGGSLSGMWRYDGTPESVAWGEEYIGYLPLALGARERVLVMGPGGGRDVHLALLAGHRQVTGVEINRGSIEAVEQLADFAGGIYQRPEVEIVAGDGRSYVRSSQDKYDVIYLSQVMAQSADAAGYALAENYIYTKEAFHDYFDKLAPGGYLGFITHDEADLLKLITTAAEVLAERGVSESQLDRHLAIAFSPQPGHGDIPNPALLVKPEPLTAVEAEAFTDVAIEHGHTILHVPGMPGTVVTAIAQGEVTISELVADAPYDIRPATDLRPFFYKLERGIPAMLILLLFVSGLVATIFFSTRRTKTNASVKGWFALLGAAFMLVEVPLLQYYTLFMGHPSRSFTVVLAALLLSAGLGSALSGRLRSRRNLLYVLPLLLVLYPWLLPQAFSWFAGAGLALRVAVTFLSILPVGVFLGVLFPLSLAAMGEQGREESIPLAWALNGVMSVAGATLATVLAMHWGFAVTLYLGAALYLLLIRGLGQVILQE from the coding sequence TTGAACAATATAGTGCGCCCGCTACGGGTTCTACTGGTAAGTTTTGCATTGCTTGGCTATCAGGTCGGTCTCACCCGTTATTTCTCCGCTGTGTTTTTGTATCATTACGCGTTCCTTATCACCTCGACGGCGATTCTCGCCATGGGCCTGGGTAGTTTCTGGGCTCTGCGCAAGAAGGCAGTGGGTGGAGATGTGGAACGACCAGAAAAGTTGCCCTGGTTTTTGGCCTTGGCAACGCTGATGTTTTTTGGCCTTCCTTTCATTCCCGGGTTTGTTCCCTATCTGATTGGCGCGGGACTGCCGTTTTTCGCTGCCGGCATCTGGTTTGCCCGGCTTTATGCCGCACATCACAGGCAGACAGCATATCTTTATTTCGCTGATCTCGCCGGTGCAGCCATCGCCGCCGGGCTGGCCCTCACGGTTATCGATGCCTTGAGCGTGTTTGCCATTTTCGCGTTGGCAACTGCCGCGGCAGCGGCAGCAGCTTTGCCTGCCTCCAGACGTGTAAACAGTGCTTTGGTTGCCGGACTGTTGTTGGTGGCGGTCATCACCACCACGTTTTGGGGCCCAGAGATCGACCGCAATGCGCCGGCAGTACAGGGCACACCCAATTCGGCCCTGCTACGCTCAGGCGGCGAGCTGTTGTTCAGCGCCTGGGATTCCTTTGCCCGCACCGATGTTTTCGCGGTCCCCAACCGGGAAAATGAGCTAATGGTCAGTATCGACGGCGGTTCACTTTCGGGGATGTGGCGCTATGATGGTACTCCCGAAAGCGTGGCATGGGGCGAGGAGTACATTGGTTATCTGCCCCTGGCCCTGGGGGCGCGGGAGCGGGTGCTGGTGATGGGCCCGGGGGGCGGCCGGGATGTACATCTCGCCCTGTTGGCCGGGCACAGGCAGGTGACAGGAGTGGAGATAAATCGTGGCAGCATTGAGGCCGTAGAACAGCTGGCCGATTTTGCCGGCGGTATTTATCAGCGGCCGGAGGTAGAGATTGTCGCCGGGGACGGCAGAAGCTATGTCCGTTCTTCCCAGGATAAATATGATGTCATCTATCTCTCCCAGGTGATGGCCCAATCTGCTGATGCCGCCGGCTATGCCCTGGCTGAGAATTATATCTACACCAAAGAAGCTTTCCACGATTATTTTGATAAGTTGGCGCCGGGCGGTTACTTGGGCTTTATCACCCATGACGAAGCAGATTTGTTAAAACTGATTACAACTGCGGCCGAGGTGCTAGCGGAGCGGGGAGTGTCGGAAAGCCAGTTGGACAGACATTTGGCCATTGCCTTTTCTCCCCAGCCCGGCCACGGCGATATTCCCAACCCGGCTTTGCTTGTTAAGCCGGAGCCGCTGACGGCAGTTGAGGCGGAGGCGTTTACCGATGTCGCCATTGAACACGGTCACACCATTTTACACGTGCCGGGCATGCCGGGAACTGTGGTCACGGCAATCGCCCAGGGCGAGGTGACGATTAGTGAGCTGGTGGCCGATGCCCCGTATGATATCCGTCCTGCCACTGATCTGCGCCCCTTCTTTTACAAGTTGGAACGGGGGATTCCAGCGATGTTGATCCTTCTCTTGTTTGTCAGTGGTTTGGTGGCGACAATTTTCTTCAGTACCCGGCGGACAAAAACAAATGCTTCCGTTAAGGGCTGGTTTGCCCTCCTGGGGGCCGCGTTTATGTTGGTGGAGGTGCCGCTCCTGCAATACTACACCTTGTTTATGGGCCATCCTTCCCGCAGCTTTACCGTGGTGCTGGCAGCGCTCTTACTAAGCGCCGGCCTGGGCAGCGCCCTTTCTGGTCGCTTGCGTTCCCGCCGCAACTTGCTCTATGTTCTGCCGCTGCTGCTTGTTCTCTATCCTTGGCTGCTCCCACAAGCCTTCAGTTGGTTTGCAGGTGCCGGTCTGGCGCTGCGAGTTGCCGTCACTTTCTTGAGTATTTTGCCTGTTGGCGTGTTCTTGGGAGTTCTCTTTCCCCTGAGTTTGGCGGCAATGGGTGAGCAGGGACGGGAGGAAAGTATACCTCTTGCCTGGGCGCTGAATGGAGTTATGTCGGTGGCAGGCGCAACTCTGGCAACTGTGCTGGCAATGCATTGGGGGTTCGCGGTAACCCTGTATCTGGGCGCGGCCCTGTATTTGCTGCTGATTCGCGGCCTTGGTCAGGTGATTCTGCAGGAGTAA
- a CDS encoding aminopeptidase, with protein sequence MTDPRIEKLAKLLVNYSLGIEKGQHLMIRSTALAEPLVEAVYKQAILAGAHVSTNIGLANLQEIFYKHASDEQLEYLQPLQEFVTENFDAFLAIGADFNTKALAGVDPARIAKNRKATAKNQTRFMERAAKGELRWCYTEFPTHASAQEAGLSLSEFSEFVVGAGLLHLDNPVSEWQRIDQEQEKICRWLEAKSRLRIVSTDTDISMSIADRKWINCSGRENFPDGEIFTGPVEDTVNGHIRFSFPGIYAGKEIEDIRLEFKDGKVVNASAAKGEDLLHALLDTDEGARYVGEVAVGTNFGIQRFSRNMLFDEKIGGTVHLAIGASYPESGGKNESGIHWDMLCDMRTGGEIYADDELIYKDGKFTIQP encoded by the coding sequence ATGACTGACCCACGCATAGAGAAACTGGCCAAATTACTGGTCAACTATTCTCTGGGAATTGAGAAGGGCCAACACCTGATGATTCGGAGCACTGCGTTAGCCGAACCGCTGGTGGAGGCGGTTTACAAGCAAGCGATTCTGGCCGGGGCCCATGTAAGCACTAATATTGGGCTGGCGAATTTGCAGGAGATTTTTTATAAGCATGCCAGCGACGAGCAGCTGGAATATCTCCAACCACTGCAGGAGTTTGTTACCGAAAATTTTGATGCTTTCCTGGCCATCGGCGCTGATTTTAATACCAAGGCCCTGGCCGGCGTCGATCCGGCGCGAATAGCCAAAAACCGCAAGGCCACGGCCAAAAACCAAACCCGGTTCATGGAGCGGGCCGCTAAAGGTGAATTGCGCTGGTGCTATACCGAGTTTCCCACCCATGCCAGCGCCCAGGAGGCGGGACTTTCCCTCAGCGAGTTTAGCGAGTTTGTAGTTGGCGCCGGCCTCTTGCACCTGGATAACCCGGTAAGCGAATGGCAGCGAATCGACCAGGAACAGGAAAAGATTTGCCGCTGGCTGGAAGCCAAATCCCGTTTGCGGATAGTCTCGACCGATACCGATATTTCCATGTCCATCGCCGACCGCAAATGGATCAATTGCAGCGGCCGTGAGAACTTCCCCGACGGCGAGATTTTCACCGGTCCGGTGGAGGACACTGTCAACGGACATATCCGCTTCAGCTTCCCAGGTATTTATGCCGGCAAAGAAATCGAAGACATCCGCCTGGAGTTTAAAGACGGCAAAGTGGTAAATGCCAGCGCCGCCAAGGGAGAAGATTTGCTCCACGCCCTGTTGGACACCGACGAAGGCGCCCGTTATGTGGGCGAAGTCGCTGTTGGCACCAACTTCGGCATCCAGCGTTTCAGCCGCAACATGCTATTTGACGAAAAAATCGGCGGTACTGTGCACTTGGCAATCGGCGCCTCCTACCCGGAAAGCGGCGGCAAGAATGAGTCCGGCATCCACTGGGATATGCTCTGCGACATGCGCACTGGCGGCGAAATCTACGCCGATGACGAGCTGATTTACAAAGATGGTAAATTCACCATCCAACCTTAG
- a CDS encoding phosphoribosyltransferase: MFKNRRDAAQKMQSLVTEYRGDIDIVLGIPRGGIEIGLEIAKQLNCPFKLINVRKLADAANPEVALGAVTDASSWVHQQLADRYDSTEAEAMEREARLKLAELSDRYGHQVELEDLKNKGVLLTDDGAATGATLTAAVHALREAGANPVGIAVPVASVEAISLLEDQADFTLALETPLGFIAVSDYYQDFHQVSDHEIQQMLTRLD; encoded by the coding sequence GTGTTTAAAAATCGCCGGGATGCTGCTCAAAAGATGCAGTCTCTGGTTACAGAATACCGCGGCGACATCGACATTGTACTGGGCATTCCCCGGGGCGGCATCGAAATCGGCTTGGAGATCGCCAAGCAGCTGAACTGTCCGTTCAAGCTAATCAATGTTCGTAAACTGGCAGACGCTGCAAATCCGGAGGTTGCCTTGGGAGCTGTCACCGATGCATCGAGCTGGGTGCATCAGCAACTGGCTGACCGCTATGATTCCACCGAGGCGGAGGCGATGGAAAGAGAGGCGCGGCTGAAACTGGCCGAGCTTAGCGATCGTTATGGACACCAGGTAGAGCTGGAGGATTTGAAAAACAAAGGGGTGTTGTTGACCGATGACGGCGCCGCCACCGGCGCCACCTTAACCGCAGCTGTCCATGCCCTGCGGGAAGCCGGCGCAAATCCGGTGGGTATCGCAGTGCCGGTGGCATCGGTGGAAGCAATCTCCCTCCTGGAAGATCAGGCCGACTTCACCCTCGCCCTGGAAACCCCGCTGGGCTTTATCGCCGTCAGCGATTATTATCAGGATTTCCACCAGGTTTCTGATCACGAAATCCAACAAATGCTGACGCGACTTGACTAA
- a CDS encoding endonuclease MutS2, with the protein MKKTLATLEYNRIINLLAEHATSKLGSRLALELTPAADPRRVNALLDETDQARRLLDQGGNVPLHGLSDISESIERLARGAVLSAGELLALADLLRGCRRTRDYLLTKESIAPLLATYSRSLTPLPDFEELVELSIEGSRVSDQASARLKKIRQSLRNTEAKIEASLHRIMLSAWNQYLQDGYVSQRDGRYVLPVRSEHKNKVQGYVVASSGSGATLFIEPASIRNLTNQLNILRGQEEEEEYQVLAMLSGEAFNQLPALKINIETMAALDLVMAKGKFSRALNAARAESGEAGSLRLADARHPLLPAEEAVPLNLELKLPARTLLITGPNTGGKTVTLKTVGLLAAMHQSGLHIPAAPTSNLPVFDQILADIGDGQSLEHSLSTFSSHMGNIADILHRATARSLILMDEIGTGTDPLEGAALGASILEDLCNRGATTLATTHYGDLKLLADQHPGFLNGAMDFDPETLQPRYRLLIGTGGQSNGIWIAGNLGIAPHVLERARNYIGERGGRQGLVLEDEYQAPTAPPANKNTKLSTSYESAKLRLGDRVHIPARGISGIVAEPPNGKGVLTILVQGERERIPARRVRLEQTREELYPGEDYDLDIVLLSKQDRKLKKKLGKRHQPGLERVIKP; encoded by the coding sequence GTGAAAAAAACACTTGCAACTTTGGAATATAACAGGATTATCAACCTGCTGGCCGAGCACGCCACCAGCAAGCTTGGCAGCCGCCTCGCCCTGGAGCTGACACCCGCCGCCGACCCGCGCCGGGTCAACGCCCTGTTGGACGAAACCGACCAAGCCCGCCGCCTGCTGGACCAGGGCGGCAATGTCCCCTTGCACGGACTCTCAGATATCAGCGAATCTATCGAGCGGCTGGCCCGGGGAGCGGTGCTCTCCGCCGGCGAGTTGCTGGCCCTGGCCGACCTCTTGCGCGGCTGCCGCCGGACCCGGGATTATTTGCTCACCAAAGAATCAATCGCCCCGCTTCTGGCAACGTACAGCCGCTCCCTGACGCCACTTCCAGATTTTGAAGAGCTGGTGGAGCTGAGCATCGAGGGCAGCCGGGTCAGCGACCAGGCCAGTGCTCGCCTGAAAAAAATCCGCCAGTCGCTGCGCAATACCGAGGCAAAAATTGAGGCAAGTCTCCACAGAATAATGCTCTCGGCCTGGAATCAATATCTTCAGGATGGCTATGTCAGCCAACGGGACGGCCGCTATGTGCTGCCGGTGCGGTCCGAACACAAAAACAAAGTTCAGGGCTATGTGGTGGCAAGCTCCGGCAGCGGCGCCACCCTCTTCATCGAGCCGGCCTCAATCCGCAACCTCACCAATCAGCTCAACATCCTCCGGGGTCAGGAAGAAGAGGAAGAATATCAGGTGCTGGCCATGCTCAGCGGCGAAGCCTTCAATCAGCTCCCGGCACTTAAGATCAATATTGAAACCATGGCCGCCCTGGACCTGGTCATGGCCAAGGGAAAGTTCAGCCGCGCCCTCAACGCAGCCAGAGCAGAGTCCGGTGAAGCGGGCAGCCTCCGGCTTGCCGATGCCCGCCATCCTCTGCTCCCGGCCGAGGAAGCAGTGCCCCTCAACCTGGAGCTAAAACTCCCGGCGCGGACGCTGTTAATCACCGGCCCCAACACCGGCGGCAAGACCGTGACCCTGAAAACCGTCGGACTGCTGGCGGCCATGCATCAATCCGGCCTACACATCCCGGCGGCGCCGACAAGCAACTTACCGGTCTTTGACCAAATCCTCGCCGACATCGGCGACGGCCAGAGCCTGGAACATTCCCTTTCCACCTTCTCCTCCCATATGGGTAATATCGCAGACATCCTCCACCGGGCCACTGCCCGCTCGCTGATACTCATGGACGAAATCGGCACCGGCACCGACCCATTAGAAGGGGCGGCCCTGGGCGCATCCATCCTGGAAGATTTATGTAATCGGGGCGCCACCACTTTGGCCACCACCCATTACGGCGACTTGAAACTGTTGGCCGACCAGCACCCCGGCTTCCTCAATGGTGCCATGGATTTCGACCCCGAAACCCTGCAACCCCGCTACCGCCTGCTGATTGGCACTGGCGGCCAGTCCAACGGCATCTGGATTGCCGGCAATTTGGGCATTGCCCCCCATGTGCTTGAGCGGGCGAGAAATTATATTGGCGAACGGGGCGGCCGTCAGGGCCTTGTCCTAGAGGATGAGTATCAGGCGCCGACAGCGCCCCCGGCAAACAAAAACACAAAACTTTCCACAAGTTACGAATCTGCAAAACTACGCCTCGGTGACCGGGTACACATCCCTGCCCGGGGCATATCCGGAATAGTCGCAGAACCGCCTAATGGCAAGGGTGTGTTGACAATTCTTGTCCAAGGCGAACGGGAGCGCATCCCCGCCCGCCGAGTGAGGCTAGAACAAACCAGGGAAGAACTCTATCCGGGAGAGGACTATGATTTGGATATCGTCCTCCTTTCCAAGCAAGATCGCAAGCTCAAAAAAAAGCTGGGCAAGCGCCACCAGCCCGGCCTAGAACGAGTAATCAAACCGTAA